Proteins from a genomic interval of uncultured Desulfuromusa sp.:
- the ablB gene encoding putative beta-lysine N-acetyltransferase, which yields MRTDAIETVGKSVLQYGPENDRVYLMKLAEEDLPDIITSVGRLATLHNYSKAFVKVPESAQQLFVEHGYRVEAEVPGLFNRQEDGFFMARYFHADRLIDNDADKVKTVLDTAHVKAEQRRPVDLPANSICRLANPCHCREMAELYQQTFASYPFPIHDPEYLASTMVENVLYAGVWKGNQLLALASAEIDHQNSHAELTDFATDPDWRGHGLANALLQHLETELQLSAIKTCYTIARATSFGMNICFAQNGYQFAGTLVKNTQIAGKLESMNVWHKSLEVAGNV from the coding sequence ATGAGGACTGATGCGATTGAAACAGTTGGTAAGTCTGTTCTTCAGTATGGGCCGGAGAATGATCGGGTCTATCTGATGAAGTTAGCGGAAGAGGATCTGCCGGACATTATCACCAGTGTTGGTCGTCTTGCTACTTTGCATAACTATTCAAAAGCCTTTGTCAAAGTTCCTGAATCGGCGCAACAACTTTTTGTCGAGCATGGCTACCGGGTTGAAGCCGAAGTTCCCGGTCTGTTCAATAGGCAGGAAGATGGCTTTTTTATGGCGCGCTATTTCCATGCGGATCGATTGATTGATAATGACGCCGACAAAGTGAAGACAGTTCTTGATACAGCTCACGTTAAAGCTGAACAGCGTCGTCCGGTCGATCTCCCTGCAAACAGTATCTGTCGATTGGCAAATCCTTGCCATTGCCGGGAAATGGCTGAACTTTATCAACAGACTTTTGCCAGCTATCCATTTCCGATTCACGATCCGGAATATTTGGCATCGACCATGGTGGAAAATGTGCTTTATGCGGGAGTTTGGAAGGGAAACCAATTGCTGGCTTTAGCATCAGCTGAAATTGATCACCAGAACAGTCATGCCGAGCTGACCGACTTTGCAACTGATCCCGATTGGCGTGGTCACGGTCTGGCGAACGCTCTTCTCCAACATCTGGAAACGGAGCTGCAGCTGTCTGCAATCAAAACTTGCTACACCATTGCCCGGGCTACATCCTTCGGGATGAATATATGTTTTGCCCAGAATGGTTATCAATTTGCGGGGACTTTGGTGAAAAACACCCAGATTGCCGGCAAGCTTGAAAGTATGAACGTCTGGCATAAAAGCTTAGAGGTGGCAGGAAATGTTTAA
- the tdh gene encoding L-threonine 3-dehydrogenase, which produces MKALVKREATPGLWLEEMPIPEIGINDVLIKIKRTAICGTDMHIYNWDAWSQKTIPVPMIVGHEFVGEIVDVGTNVIDFNPGQIVSGEGHVVCGRCRNCMAGRRHLCAHTSGIGVNRPGAFAEYLALPMSNVWEHQPGIDLDVAALFDPFGNAVHTALKYDLLGEDVLITGAGPIGAMAAAVCRHAGARHIVITDINPQRLELAKTLGATCTVDVTQESIGDAQKKLGMAEGFDVGLEMSGNPSAFNELLANMCHGGKVALLGIPGSDVAIDWNIVIFNMLTLKGIYGREMYETWYKMSVMIESGLDISPIITHRLNYTEFEQGFAAMNSGEASKVILNWEF; this is translated from the coding sequence ATGAAGGCACTGGTTAAAAGAGAAGCAACACCCGGGCTGTGGTTGGAAGAGATGCCGATACCGGAAATCGGCATTAACGATGTCCTTATAAAAATCAAACGGACCGCTATTTGCGGGACGGATATGCACATCTACAACTGGGATGCCTGGTCACAAAAAACCATCCCTGTACCGATGATCGTGGGACATGAGTTTGTCGGCGAAATTGTTGACGTTGGCACCAATGTCATCGATTTCAACCCGGGCCAGATTGTCTCCGGCGAAGGACATGTCGTTTGCGGCCGCTGCCGTAACTGCATGGCCGGACGTCGTCATCTCTGCGCCCACACCAGTGGCATCGGTGTCAATCGCCCCGGAGCTTTTGCCGAATACCTGGCTCTACCCATGTCCAACGTCTGGGAACATCAGCCAGGGATCGATCTGGATGTTGCTGCGCTGTTCGATCCTTTCGGCAACGCCGTTCATACAGCCCTGAAATACGATCTGCTGGGTGAGGATGTCTTGATTACCGGTGCCGGGCCAATCGGGGCTATGGCTGCAGCAGTCTGTCGCCATGCCGGGGCAAGACACATTGTCATCACTGATATAAACCCCCAACGTCTGGAATTGGCAAAAACCCTCGGAGCCACCTGTACCGTCGATGTCACCCAGGAAAGTATCGGTGATGCACAAAAAAAATTAGGGATGGCAGAGGGTTTTGATGTCGGCCTGGAAATGTCCGGTAATCCTTCGGCATTTAACGAACTGCTGGCGAATATGTGTCATGGTGGCAAAGTGGCTCTTCTGGGAATTCCGGGAAGCGATGTTGCCATTGACTGGAATATAGTCATTTTCAACATGCTTACCCTCAAGGGTATTTATGGCAGGGAGATGTATGAAACCTGGTACAAAATGTCAGTGATGATCGAATCCGGGCTGGATATTTCTCCGATTATCACCCATCGCCTGAACTATACCGAGTTTGAACAAGGTTTTGCTGCCATGAATTCCGGCGAAGCAAGTAAAGTAATTCTCAATTGGGAATTTTGA
- the hflC gene encoding protease modulator HflC: MKKGFVIIVVIVAILIAQGGFYIVNEAEQAIVTQFGKPVGEVSYPGLHFKLPFIQDVTRFEKRILKWDGDPNQIPTKDKKFIWVDTTARWRITDPLLFLKTVATERGALSRLDDIIDSVVRDAVSGHLLVELVRGGDYKANGTERFEVDGVQILPEDMIGREEILSGILLEASSSTPEYGIELIDVQFKRLNYVEQVRVRVYERMINERKKVAAQYRSEGEGEKLEILGTMQRELKEISSEAYRKALEFRGAADAEAAAIYAEAYNQDKEFYTFLRTMESYKKTITDKGKLIISTDSDYYKYLKSSE, encoded by the coding sequence ATGAAAAAGGGATTTGTAATAATTGTTGTTATTGTTGCTATCCTGATTGCTCAGGGTGGTTTTTATATTGTTAATGAAGCAGAGCAGGCTATCGTGACCCAATTTGGTAAGCCTGTTGGTGAAGTTTCGTATCCTGGACTCCATTTCAAATTGCCGTTTATTCAGGATGTGACCCGTTTTGAAAAAAGAATTCTGAAATGGGATGGCGATCCGAACCAGATTCCAACGAAAGATAAAAAATTCATCTGGGTTGATACCACTGCTCGTTGGCGGATTACCGATCCATTGCTGTTTCTTAAAACCGTTGCGACTGAGCGGGGTGCTCTGAGCCGTCTGGATGACATCATTGATTCAGTTGTTCGTGATGCTGTTTCCGGCCACCTGTTGGTCGAACTTGTGCGTGGCGGTGATTATAAAGCAAATGGAACCGAGCGTTTTGAGGTTGATGGTGTGCAGATTCTCCCTGAAGATATGATTGGCCGCGAAGAGATTCTCAGTGGGATCCTGCTTGAGGCGAGCTCAAGCACTCCGGAATACGGAATCGAATTGATCGATGTGCAGTTCAAGCGACTTAACTATGTTGAGCAGGTGCGCGTCCGGGTTTACGAGCGGATGATTAATGAGCGGAAGAAAGTTGCTGCTCAGTATCGATCCGAAGGGGAAGGGGAAAAACTGGAAATCCTTGGAACCATGCAACGTGAACTGAAAGAAATCAGTTCTGAAGCCTATCGGAAAGCTCTGGAGTTTCGCGGTGCTGCTGATGCTGAAGCTGCTGCTATTTATGCTGAAGCATACAATCAGGACAAGGAGTTCTATACTTTCTTGCGTACGATGGAATCTTATAAAAAAACCATCACTGACAAAGGAAAGTTGATTATTTCCACCGATTCCGATTACTACAAGTATTTGAAATCATCTGAATAG
- a CDS encoding tripartite tricarboxylate transporter TctB family protein produces MSDRIFGLFGLALAAFYFWATSIIPDSFMIDVVGPRTFPYIVGTVLTICSLYILLRPDAEPDWPNLTNFIEVIFATAVMFLYGWALSKVGFVIATVFATAYLSWRLGTKPLSSLVTGIATSAGIYLVFHLILGLSLAKGPLGF; encoded by the coding sequence ATGAGCGACCGGATATTTGGCCTTTTTGGGCTGGCGCTTGCTGCGTTTTACTTCTGGGCGACTTCCATCATCCCCGACAGTTTTATGATTGATGTCGTCGGTCCGCGGACCTTTCCTTATATCGTCGGGACCGTACTAACGATCTGTTCGTTGTACATCCTGCTGCGTCCAGATGCAGAGCCGGACTGGCCGAATCTGACGAACTTCATTGAGGTCATCTTCGCCACAGCGGTGATGTTTCTGTATGGCTGGGCTTTATCCAAAGTCGGGTTCGTGATTGCGACCGTCTTCGCCACCGCTTACCTGTCATGGCGTTTGGGAACCAAGCCGCTTAGTTCTCTGGTCACCGGGATCGCGACCTCCGCGGGCATCTACCTGGTCTTTCATCTGATCCTCGGCCTGTCGCTGGCCAAGGGCCCGCTCGGTTTTTAA
- the rpsU gene encoding 30S ribosomal protein S21, giving the protein MEIRVQGGDLNKAIKVLKRKLQQDGLYRELRQRRFHEKSSIKRRRKAEDAQRRLRKKQKRLQQR; this is encoded by the coding sequence GTGGAAATCAGGGTTCAGGGAGGCGACCTGAATAAAGCCATTAAAGTATTAAAAAGAAAGTTACAACAAGATGGGCTATATCGCGAATTACGTCAGCGCAGATTCCATGAAAAATCCAGTATTAAGCGTCGACGAAAAGCAGAAGATGCCCAGCGGCGCTTGCGGAAAAAACAAAAAAGACTCCAACAGCGGTAG
- a CDS encoding MTH1187 family thiamine-binding protein — protein MKVIVDLCVVPLGVGVSVSKYVAMCQNILEDAGLKIRLHAYGTNIEGEYDQVFAAIRRCHEEIHAAGAPRISTTIKLGSRVDREQTMVDKLKSVEAKLEK, from the coding sequence ATGAAAGTCATTGTTGATCTTTGCGTTGTCCCCCTCGGAGTCGGAGTCTCCGTTTCAAAATATGTTGCCATGTGCCAAAACATTCTGGAAGATGCCGGATTAAAGATCCGCTTACATGCATATGGTACCAATATTGAAGGAGAATATGATCAGGTTTTCGCTGCAATCCGCCGCTGCCATGAAGAAATTCATGCTGCCGGTGCCCCACGCATCAGCACGACAATCAAACTGGGGAGCCGGGTTGATCGGGAACAGACAATGGTGGATAAATTAAAGAGCGTTGAAGCAAAACTGGAAAAATAA
- the ablA gene encoding lysine 2,3-aminomutase translates to MSIYSNCQQKIAEKISSNSEELASKWTDWHWQLKHSVTCVDTFEKLLDIQLNPLERRKVELTLKKFPLSITPYYLSLIDRSDFRNDPIFRQAFPSPKELKVEKVDMADPLAEDHDSPVPGITHRYPDRVLFHVSNVCSMYCRHCTRKRKVGDVDSIPDREQISLGLDYIRNTPEIRDVLLSGGDPLMLNDLYLDWILTELGQIEHVQVIRIGSRMPVVLPYRITNELVEMLKKHQPLWLNTHFNHPREITSSSRQALRRLTDAGIPLGNQSVLLAGVNDCQRIIKSLVHKLVENRVRPYYLYQCDLAEGLSHFRTPVGKGVEIMESLIGHTSGFAIPTYVIDAPGGGGKIPLNPNYLISLSTNKVILRNYEGVITTYQEPATYEEKFCDRQCSGCDLQLNLEDGEERDVIGIEKLLSDFDETISLTPSENLRMERRNED, encoded by the coding sequence ATGAGCATTTATTCAAATTGCCAACAGAAAATCGCAGAAAAGATTAGCAGTAACTCTGAAGAACTTGCATCCAAGTGGACCGATTGGCACTGGCAACTGAAGCATTCAGTGACCTGTGTTGATACGTTTGAAAAATTACTTGATATTCAACTCAACCCTCTGGAGAGGCGCAAAGTTGAATTGACCTTGAAAAAGTTCCCTCTTTCGATCACCCCTTACTATCTTTCTTTGATTGATCGTAGTGACTTTCGCAATGATCCAATTTTTCGGCAAGCGTTTCCCAGCCCGAAAGAGTTGAAGGTGGAAAAGGTGGATATGGCTGATCCTCTGGCCGAAGATCACGACAGCCCGGTGCCAGGTATCACCCACCGCTACCCGGACAGGGTTCTGTTTCATGTCAGCAACGTCTGCAGCATGTACTGTCGCCATTGTACTCGCAAACGCAAGGTCGGGGATGTCGATTCAATACCGGACCGCGAGCAAATCAGCCTCGGACTTGACTATATTCGCAACACCCCGGAAATCAGAGATGTTTTGCTGTCAGGTGGCGACCCGTTGATGCTTAATGATCTTTATCTGGACTGGATTTTGACGGAACTTGGTCAAATCGAACATGTTCAGGTCATTCGCATTGGCTCTCGTATGCCTGTCGTTTTGCCTTATAGGATTACCAATGAATTAGTCGAGATGCTGAAAAAACACCAGCCTCTCTGGCTTAATACCCATTTCAACCACCCAAGAGAAATAACCAGTTCGTCGCGACAGGCGTTGCGTAGGCTGACGGATGCCGGAATTCCTCTGGGCAATCAGTCCGTTTTGCTCGCTGGAGTTAATGATTGTCAAAGGATTATCAAATCGCTGGTACACAAGTTGGTGGAAAACCGGGTGAGACCCTACTACCTCTATCAGTGTGATCTGGCGGAAGGCTTGTCGCACTTCCGAACCCCTGTTGGTAAGGGGGTGGAGATTATGGAGAGCTTGATTGGCCATACCAGTGGTTTTGCTATTCCAACCTATGTCATCGATGCGCCGGGGGGTGGGGGCAAGATTCCTCTGAATCCCAACTATCTGATCTCTCTTTCAACCAACAAAGTTATCTTGCGCAACTATGAAGGGGTTATTACGACTTATCAGGAACCGGCGACTTATGAGGAGAAGTTCTGCGATCGACAATGTTCCGGGTGCGATTTGCAACTCAATCTGGAAGACGGAGAAGAGCGAGATGTTATCGGTATTGAAAAACTGCTTTCCGATTTTGATGAGACCATCAGTTTGACTCCGTCAGAAAATCTAAGAATGGAGCGAAGAAATGAGGACTGA
- the hflK gene encoding FtsH protease activity modulator HflK — MMQDWGQGPSGDDLEKKVIEIANQLKNKFKFNPQKGILPLLIIIAVIAILIGGSSSMYKVDTEETGVVLRFGKFSKFSNPGLHFKIPFGVEQVYLVPTGRVLKEEFGYRTVTPGIKTVYTKRGLEEESLTLTGDLNVSDVEWIVQFQVSDPFKYIFKIKDPIGTIRDIAEAMVRKTIGNADVTQVLTTDRAYLADQIQQSLQATLTQYDIGVRIVTVKFQDVNPPEAVKDAFNEVNEAEQQKESLIFQAREQYNREVPRARGEAKRTLQEAQGYAVERINKARGETNRFVALLTEYKKAPFVTRKRIHIETMEEVLPNLDETYIMDGKNGGLLPLLPLRKAMEGAVK; from the coding sequence ATGATGCAAGATTGGGGACAAGGCCCATCCGGGGATGACCTGGAAAAAAAAGTCATTGAGATCGCTAATCAACTGAAAAATAAGTTCAAGTTCAATCCACAGAAAGGAATCCTTCCTTTATTGATTATTATTGCTGTTATCGCCATTTTAATCGGTGGTTCCAGCAGTATGTATAAGGTCGATACTGAAGAGACCGGGGTTGTTTTACGCTTTGGTAAATTCTCCAAATTTTCCAACCCTGGCTTACACTTTAAAATCCCCTTTGGGGTTGAACAGGTTTACCTGGTCCCAACCGGGCGCGTTCTGAAAGAAGAGTTTGGTTATAGAACGGTCACTCCGGGGATAAAAACTGTTTATACCAAGCGTGGACTGGAAGAAGAGTCTCTCACTTTGACCGGAGATTTAAATGTCAGTGATGTTGAGTGGATCGTCCAGTTTCAGGTGTCAGACCCGTTCAAATATATTTTTAAAATCAAAGATCCTATCGGGACAATTCGTGATATTGCGGAGGCTATGGTCCGTAAGACCATCGGCAATGCGGATGTGACCCAGGTTCTCACCACCGATCGGGCTTATCTTGCGGATCAGATCCAACAGTCTCTGCAGGCCACATTGACCCAATATGATATCGGGGTAAGGATCGTTACAGTTAAGTTTCAGGATGTTAACCCGCCAGAAGCAGTAAAGGACGCCTTTAACGAGGTTAACGAAGCGGAACAACAGAAAGAGAGTCTGATTTTTCAGGCTCGTGAGCAATATAACCGGGAAGTTCCAAGAGCCCGGGGTGAAGCGAAACGGACACTTCAGGAAGCACAAGGTTATGCAGTCGAACGCATCAATAAAGCCCGAGGTGAGACGAATCGTTTTGTCGCCTTGTTGACGGAATACAAAAAAGCTCCGTTTGTCACCCGGAAACGCATCCATATTGAAACGATGGAAGAGGTTTTACCAAATCTGGATGAAACTTACATTATGGATGGAAAAAACGGTGGGCTATTGCCATTGCTTCCGTTACGTAAGGCCATGGAAGGAGCAGTCAAATGA
- a CDS encoding KamA family radical SAM protein — protein sequence MNWQEQLKNFVNTIDRLEKHINLTVEERSVLENNTTTWGTTPYFASLMDRNDPNCPIRKQVIPSSLEQQNRYGMDDYLVWKENRATEEKRPDSIARQYKDRVAFTVTQACGVYCRHCFRKELVVDGDLKLDFNVNEGLQWLAEHPEVRDVLITGGDPFLLGDEQLEFLLRKLRELPHLEMIRFGTRTPIVLPQRIDAGLKKVLGGYHRVPIWINTQCNHPKEITEETAKAVFDLLSCGVNVGNQAVLLKGINDEVDTFRELHQKLLSVRIKPYYVFYCEAAPGIDHFRTPVEKGAELIRDALRGHTTGLAQPMHVVATNIGKIPLMPDYYIKDKNGQEYCLQNHKGEKTTLPNVPA from the coding sequence ATGAACTGGCAAGAACAACTGAAAAACTTCGTCAACACGATTGACCGTCTGGAAAAGCACATCAACTTGACTGTGGAAGAGCGCAGCGTTCTTGAGAATAACACAACCACCTGGGGGACGACCCCCTATTTTGCCTCTTTGATGGACCGGAATGATCCGAACTGCCCGATCCGCAAGCAGGTGATTCCCTCCAGTCTGGAGCAGCAGAACAGGTACGGCATGGATGATTATCTGGTCTGGAAAGAGAACCGCGCCACTGAAGAGAAGCGTCCTGACTCCATAGCCCGGCAATACAAGGACCGGGTCGCCTTTACCGTAACCCAGGCTTGTGGAGTTTATTGCCGCCACTGTTTTCGTAAGGAGCTGGTTGTTGATGGCGACCTGAAACTCGATTTTAACGTCAACGAGGGTTTGCAATGGCTGGCCGAGCATCCAGAGGTGCGGGACGTTCTGATCACGGGCGGAGATCCATTTCTTCTTGGCGACGAGCAGCTTGAATTTTTGCTCAGAAAGTTGCGCGAATTGCCACATCTTGAAATGATTCGTTTTGGAACCCGTACACCTATTGTGCTGCCGCAGCGGATTGATGCCGGGTTGAAAAAGGTGCTGGGGGGCTATCATCGGGTGCCGATCTGGATCAACACGCAGTGTAACCATCCAAAAGAGATTACCGAGGAAACAGCAAAAGCTGTGTTCGATCTGCTGAGTTGTGGTGTAAATGTCGGCAATCAGGCGGTTCTTCTCAAAGGGATTAATGATGAAGTTGACACCTTTCGTGAATTGCATCAGAAACTGCTCTCAGTGCGGATCAAACCTTATTACGTATTTTATTGTGAAGCTGCTCCCGGCATAGATCATTTCCGCACCCCGGTTGAGAAAGGTGCCGAACTGATCCGTGACGCCTTGCGTGGTCACACAACCGGGCTTGCACAACCGATGCATGTTGTTGCTACCAATATCGGCAAAATTCCGCTGATGCCTGACTACTATATTAAAGACAAAAACGGCCAGGAGTATTGCCTGCAGAACCATAAAGGAGAAAAAACGACACTTCCGAATGTTCCGGCATGA
- a CDS encoding glycine C-acetyltransferase: MYDKYQDHISAELNAIKAAGLYKHERIITSPQSAHVGVSGDREVLNLCANNYLGLAQDPEVNAAAKLALEKWGFGMASVRFICGTQTLHKQLEDSLSRFLGTEDTILYPSCFDANGGLFETLMGEEDAVISDELNHASIIDGVRLCKAMRYRYRNSDMADLEKQLQDADKNGARFKLITTDGVFSMDGFIAKVDEICTLAEKYNALVHVDDSHATGFIGAGGRGTPEYRGCMEQVDIITGTLGKALGGASGGFTSARKEIVDLLRQRSRPYLFSNTVAPPAVAGALKAIDLVCRSNQLRDQLRENTAMFRKGLEDLGFELLPGEHPIVPVMLHDAVIAGQFAEAMLAEGVYVVAFSYPVVPKGKARIRTQISAALTAEDIRFAIDAFGRVKTQLKL; the protein is encoded by the coding sequence GTGTACGATAAATATCAAGACCATATCAGTGCCGAGTTAAACGCCATTAAAGCAGCTGGTCTGTATAAACATGAACGCATCATCACCTCCCCACAGAGTGCCCACGTGGGAGTCAGCGGCGACCGTGAAGTTTTAAATCTCTGCGCCAACAACTACCTTGGCCTGGCCCAGGACCCGGAGGTGAATGCAGCAGCCAAACTCGCTCTGGAGAAATGGGGCTTCGGCATGGCATCGGTTCGTTTTATTTGCGGCACCCAGACTCTGCATAAACAACTTGAGGATAGCCTCAGCCGTTTTCTGGGGACCGAAGACACGATCCTCTATCCATCCTGCTTTGATGCCAACGGTGGTCTGTTCGAAACCCTGATGGGAGAAGAAGATGCCGTCATCTCTGACGAACTTAACCATGCCAGCATTATCGATGGAGTGCGCCTGTGCAAAGCCATGCGTTATCGCTATCGTAACAGCGATATGGCCGATCTGGAAAAACAGTTACAGGACGCCGATAAAAATGGGGCACGCTTCAAGCTGATTACCACCGATGGCGTTTTTTCCATGGATGGTTTTATTGCCAAGGTTGATGAAATCTGTACTCTTGCGGAAAAATACAATGCGTTGGTTCACGTAGATGACTCCCATGCCACCGGTTTCATCGGTGCCGGCGGCCGAGGCACCCCGGAGTATCGAGGTTGTATGGAACAAGTCGATATCATAACAGGAACCCTGGGTAAAGCCCTGGGTGGGGCAAGCGGAGGTTTTACCAGTGCGCGCAAGGAAATTGTTGACCTGTTGCGACAGCGCTCTCGTCCTTATCTTTTTTCAAATACAGTTGCACCGCCAGCCGTTGCTGGCGCATTGAAAGCAATCGATCTGGTCTGCCGGTCAAATCAACTCCGAGATCAATTACGTGAAAATACCGCTATGTTTCGCAAAGGGTTGGAAGATCTCGGGTTTGAACTCCTGCCCGGGGAGCATCCCATCGTTCCCGTCATGCTGCATGATGCCGTGATCGCGGGTCAGTTTGCCGAAGCAATGCTGGCAGAAGGGGTTTATGTTGTCGCATTTTCCTATCCGGTTGTCCCAAAAGGCAAAGCGCGAATCCGCACGCAGATATCAGCAGCCCTAACAGCAGAAGACATCCGCTTTGCCATCGATGCTTTTGGCCGGGTAAAAACGCAGTTAAAGCTCTAA
- a CDS encoding tripartite tricarboxylate transporter permease: MEIFSNLADGFAIALSVQNLLLALLGCFLGTLMGALPGLGPANGVAILIPIAFTLGLGPIPSMILLTSVYYGAMYGGRISSILLNIPGDEPAMMTCLDGHPMALKGKAGEALALSGVASFTGDFFGTCGLILLAPQLVKVALLFGPAEYFALFTMAFATLGGLTASNQAKSAFAAALGLGIAMIGSDSQTGSERFTFGHIHLYDGIDFLIAIVGLFAISEVLIFIEHHQGGAAAQSRSKVGRHKWPDFRMLKRSIGTIARSTGIGFLSGVLPGAGASLGSFLSYSVEKNLVDPEGKTFGKGDPRGLIAPEVGNNASAAGALVPMLALGVPGSGTTAVLLAVLLQLNITPGPLLFSNNPDVVWSLIAALIIGNFMLLALNLPLVGLFTRVLLIPTRILMPAVAMISFVGIYGLTGSTFDVMMMVGFGFAGWGLRKLGFPLVPVILGILLGNEMEVNMRRALQISDGDWSIFVGSPLAIGIWVVAIIGFTLPIFIGKKVKKQMIANHSEIEVEEVDQGGD; the protein is encoded by the coding sequence ATGGAAATTTTCTCAAATCTGGCTGACGGATTCGCAATCGCCCTTTCCGTCCAAAACCTCCTGCTGGCACTTCTCGGCTGCTTTCTCGGTACGCTCATGGGGGCGTTGCCGGGACTCGGACCGGCCAACGGCGTGGCGATTCTTATCCCCATCGCATTCACCCTGGGACTCGGACCGATCCCATCCATGATCCTGCTCACCAGCGTCTACTACGGCGCCATGTACGGCGGGCGGATCAGCTCGATCCTGCTCAACATCCCCGGCGACGAACCGGCGATGATGACCTGCCTCGACGGCCACCCGATGGCCCTGAAGGGGAAAGCGGGGGAGGCGCTGGCACTGTCCGGCGTCGCCTCATTTACCGGCGATTTCTTCGGCACCTGTGGGTTGATCCTGCTGGCGCCGCAACTGGTCAAGGTCGCCCTGCTGTTCGGCCCGGCGGAGTATTTCGCCCTGTTCACGATGGCCTTCGCCACCCTGGGCGGTCTCACTGCCAGCAACCAGGCGAAATCGGCCTTCGCTGCCGCACTGGGTCTGGGCATCGCGATGATCGGCAGCGATTCGCAGACTGGTTCCGAGCGCTTTACCTTCGGCCATATCCACCTTTACGACGGGATCGATTTTCTGATCGCCATTGTCGGCCTGTTTGCCATCAGCGAAGTCCTGATCTTCATCGAACATCACCAGGGTGGCGCTGCCGCTCAGTCCCGCTCGAAGGTCGGCCGGCACAAATGGCCTGATTTCCGTATGCTGAAGCGTTCTATTGGCACGATAGCACGGTCAACCGGCATCGGTTTTCTATCCGGTGTGCTGCCGGGGGCAGGAGCGTCGCTGGGATCGTTCCTCTCCTACTCGGTGGAAAAGAACCTCGTCGACCCCGAAGGCAAGACCTTCGGCAAGGGTGATCCACGCGGCCTCATAGCACCTGAGGTCGGCAACAACGCGTCCGCTGCCGGGGCACTGGTGCCGATGCTGGCCCTTGGCGTGCCGGGTTCCGGCACCACCGCCGTGCTGCTCGCTGTGCTCCTTCAGCTCAACATCACCCCGGGACCGCTGTTGTTCAGTAACAACCCCGATGTCGTCTGGAGCCTGATCGCGGCGCTCATTATAGGTAACTTCATGCTGCTGGCCCTGAACCTCCCCCTGGTTGGCCTGTTTACCCGGGTGTTGTTGATTCCGACACGGATCCTGATGCCGGCGGTAGCGATGATCTCGTTCGTTGGTATCTACGGTCTCACCGGTTCGACCTTCGATGTCATGATGATGGTCGGTTTCGGCTTTGCAGGCTGGGGTTTACGTAAGCTTGGGTTTCCTTTAGTACCGGTTATCCTCGGTATCCTGCTCGGCAACGAGATGGAGGTCAACATGCGTCGCGCGCTGCAGATATCGGACGGCGACTGGTCGATTTTCGTCGGCAGTCCGTTGGCCATTGGTATTTGGGTTGTTGCGATCATCGGCTTCACCCTGCCAATTTTCATCGGCAAGAAGGTGAAAAAGCAGATGATCGCCAATCATTCCGAAATTGAAGTGGAAGAGGTCGACCAAGGTGGGGATTGA